GCTCGTAGAGCAGGCCGGCGGCGCGGGAGCGTGACTCTTCCGGCGGCAGGTAGAGCAGCGTCAGGTGGTAGGCACTCTCGAAGTGTCGGCCTTGGGCCTCGAAGGCGGCACGGCGCTCCTCGTCCACCAGCCAGGACAGCGGCTCGGGAAAGTCGCTGTCGGGATAGCCCGCCGCCGCCAGGCGCTCGGCCTCGATGAACAGCGCCCAGCCCGAACCCAGTCGGCGCAGGGCATTGTTCAGGCGCGCCGAGGTGGCCACCAACTCGCCTTGGGTGGCGCTGTCCAGGTCCGGACCGCGAAAACGCAAGGTGCGCTGGAAGGCGCCATCCTTGTTCAGCACCACGCCCGGGGCAACCAGCCCGGCCCAGGGCAGCCAGTCGGCCAGCTGCGTGGGACGACGCTGGTATTCGGTGAGGTTCAGCATGGCGGCTCCCTTATACGTCCAACAGCGGGGGTTGCTTGATGTGCCGGGCGAAGACCTGCAGGAACTGCGTATCGAGGCGGGCGCCCCAGAGGGCCAGCGAGTGGCCGACCAGCCAGAGCACCAGGCCCGGAATCCATAGCTGCAGGCCCAGGCCGACCACGGCCGCGAGGGTGCCGTTGAGGATGGCCACGTTGCGTGGCGCGCCGCCGAGCAGGATTGGCTCGGTCAGTGCGCGGTGCAGCGGCACTTCGAAACCGGGGATGAGAGTGCGCTCGCCGTTCATGCAACCACCGCCCCGCCGGAGAAGCTGAAGAAGCTGAGGAAGAACGACGACGCGGCAAAGGCGATGGACAGGCCGAAGACGATCTGGATCAGCTTGCGGAAGCCGCCGCTGGTATCGCCGAAGGCCAGCGTCAGGCCGGTGGTGATGATGATGATCACCGCGACGATGCGTGCCACCGGGCCCTGCACGGAGTCGAGGATCGATTGCA
This genomic window from Pseudomonas furukawaii contains:
- a CDS encoding VirB3 family type IV secretion system protein, encoding MNGERTLIPGFEVPLHRALTEPILLGGAPRNVAILNGTLAAVVGLGLQLWIPGLVLWLVGHSLALWGARLDTQFLQVFARHIKQPPLLDV
- a CDS encoding TrbC/VirB2 family protein; the protein is MTLLHTFVAFRRRAASALLLGALCLGVCVPVFAAGSGMPWEGPLQSILDSVQGPVARIVAVIIIITTGLTLAFGDTSGGFRKLIQIVFGLSIAFAASSFFLSFFSFSGGAVVA